A window of Strigops habroptila isolate Jane chromosome 5, bStrHab1.2.pri, whole genome shotgun sequence genomic DNA:
ATGGAAAAGATGCTTGCTTTCCTCCTCATGCAGGTGACATGGGAGGTCTGCCAGGAGCCTCCAGCATCCTGAGGACAAGGGCAGGCTGCTCACTTGGGGGCAGTCAGGGCTTCTAGGTGCTTCTAGGGAGGTGGCAGAGAGTGTCCGTTGTCATCCTGCTACCAGGGGTTGATTTGTGCCCAGAGAGACAGCAGGGTCCCAAGATGATCATGAAATCAGCCCATAAAGGGACTCGGAGGGATTCAGACATCGTCATGGGAAAAGTGGGGCTTACCATAGAGCACTGAGTACTCACAAAGAGCCGGAGCACCTCCCTAAACCCAGAAGGACTCCATCCCCACCTTAATTTGGGGCAATGCCATGCCGATGCAATCAGACTAATTGCAGCATGGAAAACAGCACCACTGCCTTAGCCAATTAATAACCAGCTCTGTTTTGCAGGACAGTTTAGGTTTGTCCTACAAGTGCAAACTCcaccagggatgctgcaggtgcaggaggaggcaggggagGCTGCCTGGCATCCTGGGCAtcctccttcccagcccttcATGCCCACAAAGGGAAGGGCAGCTGGCACCGTGCAGGGatgtgctgctcccagcactgtCATATCCGCAGGAAAGGCTCACTGCACAGTTGAAGGAGGGTCCAGGGTGGATGTGGGAccctccagctgtgctgtgggcTGCCAGCTGTGCAAGTCTGCTGTCCCCACCCGTTTCCCCAGGGACTCTGGCAGGGCACCGCAGCGCAGGAGTGGGGCAAAGCCTCCTGTCCCCTAAGGAAGAGTACAGGCATCCGGATAATAGCTTTATAGGAGAGGGATGTGGGGACTCCCCCAGATACACACAGAGGAATAATTACGAGTTAAATAGGATCCAAACACACATAAGTTAAAGGGCGGCAGGAGCCCGGCAGCCCCCCCCACTCCGCCGAGGCACAGTCTGTGTCTGCCAGCAAAGACACCCTAGACATCGCAGCCCAGCCCCTCTCTCCAGCTGGCTTAATCTGCCTTTCACAACACAGAGCCGATCTTCCTCGCCGTGGCACCCGTTTCgtcctcctcttcttcctcgTCCTCCTCATCCCCCGAGCAGGAGGAGTCGGGGCGGTAGCCCAGCTGGGTGGCGCTGCGGTGGAGGAAGCCCGAGCCGGGGCTGCACCCCATGAATTCGGGGCTTTCGGTAGCTTGTCCCTGGGGCTCGCCGGGCAGCAGCTTCTCGCAGGCTTTGCTGAGCCCTCGTTGCTTCTCAGCTTCCACCTGAGCCCCCTGCTCCTTGGCTTTGCGGCTCCGCTTCCACTTCATGCGGCGGTTCTGGAACCAGATCTTCACCTGGCGAGGGAGATCCCCAAAGGGAGAGTGTGTTCTCTTGCTCCATCCTGCCCTCACTCGCCCCCTCACCTCACCTTCTCTGCATGGAGGCCCCCCCAAGTCCCCTTTGTTGTGGGGCATCCCGTGGTGCTGCAGGTCTGTGCAAGGAGGCTGAGGTTGTCATGGGGAGAGGAGTCCCTGTGGGGGCTGCTCCCTTCCCCCTGCCTGATGCCCAAGGACCTTCTGCAGGATGCCCAAGGACATGCACCAGGACATGTTAATTTTAGCCCCACAAAAAGCACCCTCCCACAGTGTGGTGAAGGATGGGAATGCTCTGAAACCCAAGTTGGGTGTGCAGGTAAAAAGAGGAGCAGTATTTCTGGGGTGCCCTTCACAAGAGAAGAGCCTGAACCCCACCAGACAGGTCTCTGTGGGACACCCTGGAAGGGGTGCTGATGGGGGCAATGGAATGTGGGGCTGGTGGCAGCCAAATGAGGGGGATCAGCATTGTCCATGACCTTGACACTTCCCTCCCAGGCAGCCAGCTGGTGTTACATTCCATCCCCCTGGACCAAGGTACCTGCGTCTCGGTGAGCATCAGTGATGTGGCCACCTCAAAGCGCTTGGGTCTGGACAGGTACTTGTTGAGCTTGAACTGGTTCTccagctccaggagctgctggctggtgaAGGCTGTGCGAGGCCGGCGGCACTTCCCCATCAAGCCAGActgtggggctgctgtggagcagagagCGGGTCAGGGgacagcagggctgcagggacatCCCCTCGGCAAGCAAGCACGGGATGAGGAGGAAAGCAAGCGACTCTTCCATCATCTCCCACCCCAATAATAGCTTTATTGCCTGGCTGATAGGAACCAGCGAGATACCTTATCAGGCCTCGGTGTGCAACTGGGATCAGTCCTGTGACTGGAATTAATCCTCCTTTTTTATTGCCGGGCGTGCAGGTGGCTGCCCAACTgccatgggctgcaggaagggCTGCCCGGGAGCCCCGCTATCTCCCCCGCAGCCCTTGAAGGCAGCGCGGCGCTGAATCAGGAGGCAGTGGGAACAAAGGGACCTTTGAGAGTCCAGCGTGAGGTGGCTGCTGCGCTGTGTTTGATCCCTGCTTATCTCCTCTCGGCTGGCTTTATTGTCCCCCCCGGGGTTCAGTTTTACTGCTTCTCCCAGCACCACAGTGGCAATCATACCCAGAGGTTTGCAGGTGGGAGTAAAGTGCCGGAGCGGTGGAGTGGGGGGCAAGGGAAAGGTCCTTGGCACATCCCCACTGCTGTGTCTCAGGGGGCAAGACAGAGCATCGTGGCCCAAAGATGACCCTGCTTGGCAAGGGTTGCTTCGGCTCGACCTCTTTGCAGGGCATGGTGCACCATCCACATTATCTCCCCCAGATTCCAGCTTTGATCCCAACCTTCCCATCTCCAGAGGTGTCCACCAAGCCCTTCACAAACACAGCGGTGACGCATGAGGCAGGAATTTATGAAGGGGACATTAACCAATCATGATCTGGGTTTGATCCAAGTACCTGGATGCTGGGTGGGACAGATCAAACAGACAGagcccaggctgggctgggacTCTGAAAACTCCCCATGGAAGTGGGGATGGACATGATCCCTCCTGCACCTGCAGCCTCACAGTGCCAGGAGAGACAGCCGTGGGACCCACCTTGCAGCCACGGGCCAGTTAAACTAGAGACTAAATAGAGTCATGCTGGGCCAACGGCTCTGACACACACACTGTGTCTGGCACACAAAACATATACATGGCTAAAACCAAATGAGAGGCTCAAGATTTTCGGAACAAATACAAATGTCAGATGAAAGATGGCTGTAGAGCTCGGCTGCCATCTGGGCTCTGGCTTGCTGTGGATGCTCTGACTGTACAAATCCTTGGTGGAGACAGGGGACCAAATAGACTTGAGAAGGCTCCCTTCAGCTAGGGAGAGGAGATGCCACTGGGACCAGCATCTGCAGGCATAAGGCAGCCCATGCTAACACCTCTTGCAGCTccttggggtggggggaagatCATGTATCAGGAAGATGTATCAGGAAGAACCAGAGGGGAAATTCATTGAGTCAG
This region includes:
- the LOC115608274 gene encoding motor neuron and pancreas homeobox protein 1-like, which translates into the protein MHKPMEKSQNFRIEALLAEEPARSGSPPELSPGSPAASPGPAGRSDTPSPRALPAVALLAPAGFVPKPGLLHLPGPGLGALPALCPSAVYPLPALGSQHPAFAYTGIPHLPPPGAEHLKAAVAGSFPLEHWIRAGMLVPRLSDFHAAPQSGLMGKCRRPRTAFTSQQLLELENQFKLNKYLSRPKRFEVATSLMLTETQVKIWFQNRRMKWKRSRKAKEQGAQVEAEKQRGLSKACEKLLPGEPQGQATESPEFMGCSPGSGFLHRSATQLGYRPDSSCSGDEEDEEEEEDETGATARKIGSVL